A window of Lepidochelys kempii isolate rLepKem1 chromosome 1, rLepKem1.hap2, whole genome shotgun sequence contains these coding sequences:
- the LOC140910804 gene encoding phosphatidylinositol 3,4,5-trisphosphate 3-phosphatase TPTE2-like isoform X1 produces MTTVRYEQGSELPEADGFQKTGEPSIKIDDGCIEDNEPDTCSRTIKKKISPFVMSFGFRVFGVVLIFVDIALVIVDLAISDKEKSIRETLEGVSLAIALFFLVDVLLRVFVEGFNNYFKSKLNVLDAVIVVGTLLINMVYSFSDFSGADKIPSRPNISSLSAVLTFGSCDQWYIQNDHAAFSKTRMVIILRALRIIILIRIFRLASQKKQLEKVTRRMVSENKRRYTKDGFDLDLTYVTDRIIAMSFPSSGKQSFYRNPIKEVARFLDTKHKDHYTIYNLCSEKGYDPVYFHYRVERVFIDDHNVPSLEDMLKFTANVRAWMKQDEKNIIAIHCKGGKGRTGTMVCTWLIDSDQFESAKESLDYFGERRTDKSTSSKFQGVETPSQSRYVGYYEILKNKYNLKLPPERRLKIKNIKIYSINGVGKGNGSDLKVQIIMKRKVVFHCVCATQENCRLFFDAENDLAVIGLEDCPVISGDVKVRFESQTDLPKGYDDCPFFFWFNTSFIENNRLYLPRNELDNPHKSKMWKIYREKFAVELNFVEP; encoded by the exons ATGACAACTGTGAGATATGAACAGGGGTCGGAACTGCCAGAAGCTGATGG CTTTCAAAAGACCGGGGAGCCAAGCATAAAGATTGATGATGGCTGCATTGAGGATAATGAACCAGACACTTGCTCCCG TACTATTAAGAAAAAGATTTCTCCATTTGTGATGTCATTTGGATTCAG agTATTTGGTGTTGTACTCATCTTTGTGGACATTGCTCTTGTGATTGTGGACCTAGCTATTAGTGACAAGGAAAAGAGCATAAGAGAGACCCTGGAAGGCGTTTCCTTGGCAATAGCGCTCTTCTTTCTCGTGGATGTTCTCCTGCGAGTGTTTGTTGAGGG CTTCAACAATTATTTCAAGTCCAAACTGAATGTTTTAGATGCGGTGATTGTCGTGGGCACCCTGTTGATTAATATGGTGTATTCTTTCTCCgacttcagtggtgcagacaAAATCCCAAG CAGGCCCAACATAAGTTCATTATCTGCAGTTCTGACCTTCGGGAGCTGTGACCAGTGGTATATACAGAATGACCATGCAGCCTTTTCTAAAACCAG AATGGTTATCATCCTTCGAGCTTTGAGAATTATCATTCTGATAAGAATATTTCGCCTGGCCTCGCAAAAGAAACAACTAGAAAAGGTGACCAGGAGGATG GTCTCGGAAAACAAAAGGCGCTATACAAAAGATGGCTTTGACCTGGACCTTACCTATGTTACTG ATCGTATTATTGCAATGTCATTTCCATCATCTGGGAAGCAGTCTTTCTATAGGAATCCTATAAAG GAAGTTGCAAGATTCTTGGATACAAAACATAAAGACCACTATACAATCTATAACCTTTGCA gtgaAAAAGGTTATGACCCTGTGTACTTCCATTACAGGGTGGAGAGAGTCTTTATTGATGACCACAATGTCCCCAGCCTAGA GGACATGCTGAAATTTACTGCCAATGTGCGTGCGTGGATGAAACAGGATGAAAAGAACATCATAGCAATTCACTGTAAAGGAGGCAAGG GCAGGACTGGAACAATGGTTTGTACTTGGCTCATTGACAGTGACCAGTTTGAGAGTGCAAAG GAGAGCTTGGACTATTTTGGGGAGAGGCGAACTGATAAAAGTACAAGTTCCAAATTTCAAGGAGTTGAAACACCATCCCAG AGTAGGTATGTTGGGTATTATGAAATCCTGAAGAACAAGTATAACTTGAAACTCCCACCGGAGAGACGACTCAAAATAAAGAACATCAAAATCTACTCTATTAATG GAGTTGGAAAAGGCAATGGAAGTGATCTTAAAGTACAGATAATTATGAAAAGGAAAGTTGTATTCCATTGTGTTTGTGCCACTCAAGAAAACTGTAGG TTATTTTTTGATGCTGAAAATGACCTTGCAGTAATTGGCTTGGAAGACTGTCCTGTAATAAGCGGTGATGTGAAAGTCAGATTTGAATCACAAACT GATCTTCCAAAAGGCTATGACGACTGCCCATTCTTCTTCTGGTTCAACACCTCTTTTATAGAAAATAACAG
- the LOC140910804 gene encoding phosphatidylinositol 3,4,5-trisphosphate 3-phosphatase TPTE2-like isoform X2 — MTTVRYEQGSELPEADGFQKTGEPSIKIDDGCIEDNEPDTCSRTIKKKISPFVMSFGFRVFGVVLIFVDIALVIVDLAISDKEKSIRETLEGVSLAIALFFLVDVLLRVFVEGFNNYFKSKLNVLDAVIVVGTLLINMVYSFSDFSGADKIPRPNISSLSAVLTFGSCDQWYIQNDHAAFSKTRMVIILRALRIIILIRIFRLASQKKQLEKVTRRMVSENKRRYTKDGFDLDLTYVTDRIIAMSFPSSGKQSFYRNPIKEVARFLDTKHKDHYTIYNLCSEKGYDPVYFHYRVERVFIDDHNVPSLEDMLKFTANVRAWMKQDEKNIIAIHCKGGKGRTGTMVCTWLIDSDQFESAKESLDYFGERRTDKSTSSKFQGVETPSQSRYVGYYEILKNKYNLKLPPERRLKIKNIKIYSINGVGKGNGSDLKVQIIMKRKVVFHCVCATQENCRLFFDAENDLAVIGLEDCPVISGDVKVRFESQTDLPKGYDDCPFFFWFNTSFIENNRLYLPRNELDNPHKSKMWKIYREKFAVELNFVEP; from the exons ATGACAACTGTGAGATATGAACAGGGGTCGGAACTGCCAGAAGCTGATGG CTTTCAAAAGACCGGGGAGCCAAGCATAAAGATTGATGATGGCTGCATTGAGGATAATGAACCAGACACTTGCTCCCG TACTATTAAGAAAAAGATTTCTCCATTTGTGATGTCATTTGGATTCAG agTATTTGGTGTTGTACTCATCTTTGTGGACATTGCTCTTGTGATTGTGGACCTAGCTATTAGTGACAAGGAAAAGAGCATAAGAGAGACCCTGGAAGGCGTTTCCTTGGCAATAGCGCTCTTCTTTCTCGTGGATGTTCTCCTGCGAGTGTTTGTTGAGGG CTTCAACAATTATTTCAAGTCCAAACTGAATGTTTTAGATGCGGTGATTGTCGTGGGCACCCTGTTGATTAATATGGTGTATTCTTTCTCCgacttcagtggtgcagacaAAATCCCAAG GCCCAACATAAGTTCATTATCTGCAGTTCTGACCTTCGGGAGCTGTGACCAGTGGTATATACAGAATGACCATGCAGCCTTTTCTAAAACCAG AATGGTTATCATCCTTCGAGCTTTGAGAATTATCATTCTGATAAGAATATTTCGCCTGGCCTCGCAAAAGAAACAACTAGAAAAGGTGACCAGGAGGATG GTCTCGGAAAACAAAAGGCGCTATACAAAAGATGGCTTTGACCTGGACCTTACCTATGTTACTG ATCGTATTATTGCAATGTCATTTCCATCATCTGGGAAGCAGTCTTTCTATAGGAATCCTATAAAG GAAGTTGCAAGATTCTTGGATACAAAACATAAAGACCACTATACAATCTATAACCTTTGCA gtgaAAAAGGTTATGACCCTGTGTACTTCCATTACAGGGTGGAGAGAGTCTTTATTGATGACCACAATGTCCCCAGCCTAGA GGACATGCTGAAATTTACTGCCAATGTGCGTGCGTGGATGAAACAGGATGAAAAGAACATCATAGCAATTCACTGTAAAGGAGGCAAGG GCAGGACTGGAACAATGGTTTGTACTTGGCTCATTGACAGTGACCAGTTTGAGAGTGCAAAG GAGAGCTTGGACTATTTTGGGGAGAGGCGAACTGATAAAAGTACAAGTTCCAAATTTCAAGGAGTTGAAACACCATCCCAG AGTAGGTATGTTGGGTATTATGAAATCCTGAAGAACAAGTATAACTTGAAACTCCCACCGGAGAGACGACTCAAAATAAAGAACATCAAAATCTACTCTATTAATG GAGTTGGAAAAGGCAATGGAAGTGATCTTAAAGTACAGATAATTATGAAAAGGAAAGTTGTATTCCATTGTGTTTGTGCCACTCAAGAAAACTGTAGG TTATTTTTTGATGCTGAAAATGACCTTGCAGTAATTGGCTTGGAAGACTGTCCTGTAATAAGCGGTGATGTGAAAGTCAGATTTGAATCACAAACT GATCTTCCAAAAGGCTATGACGACTGCCCATTCTTCTTCTGGTTCAACACCTCTTTTATAGAAAATAACAG
- the LOC140910804 gene encoding phosphatidylinositol 3,4,5-trisphosphate 3-phosphatase TPTE2-like isoform X3 — protein MTTVRYEQGSELPEADGFQKTGEPSIKIDDGCIEDNEPDTCSRTIKKKISPFVMSFGFRVFGVVLIFVDIALVIVDLAISDKEKSIRETLEGVSLAIALFFLVDVLLRVFVEGFNNYFKSKLNVLDAVIVVGTLLINMVYSFSDFSGADKIPRMVIILRALRIIILIRIFRLASQKKQLEKVTRRMVSENKRRYTKDGFDLDLTYVTDRIIAMSFPSSGKQSFYRNPIKEVARFLDTKHKDHYTIYNLCSEKGYDPVYFHYRVERVFIDDHNVPSLEDMLKFTANVRAWMKQDEKNIIAIHCKGGKGRTGTMVCTWLIDSDQFESAKESLDYFGERRTDKSTSSKFQGVETPSQSRYVGYYEILKNKYNLKLPPERRLKIKNIKIYSINGVGKGNGSDLKVQIIMKRKVVFHCVCATQENCRLFFDAENDLAVIGLEDCPVISGDVKVRFESQTDLPKGYDDCPFFFWFNTSFIENNRLYLPRNELDNPHKSKMWKIYREKFAVELNFVEP, from the exons ATGACAACTGTGAGATATGAACAGGGGTCGGAACTGCCAGAAGCTGATGG CTTTCAAAAGACCGGGGAGCCAAGCATAAAGATTGATGATGGCTGCATTGAGGATAATGAACCAGACACTTGCTCCCG TACTATTAAGAAAAAGATTTCTCCATTTGTGATGTCATTTGGATTCAG agTATTTGGTGTTGTACTCATCTTTGTGGACATTGCTCTTGTGATTGTGGACCTAGCTATTAGTGACAAGGAAAAGAGCATAAGAGAGACCCTGGAAGGCGTTTCCTTGGCAATAGCGCTCTTCTTTCTCGTGGATGTTCTCCTGCGAGTGTTTGTTGAGGG CTTCAACAATTATTTCAAGTCCAAACTGAATGTTTTAGATGCGGTGATTGTCGTGGGCACCCTGTTGATTAATATGGTGTATTCTTTCTCCgacttcagtggtgcagacaAAATCCCAAG AATGGTTATCATCCTTCGAGCTTTGAGAATTATCATTCTGATAAGAATATTTCGCCTGGCCTCGCAAAAGAAACAACTAGAAAAGGTGACCAGGAGGATG GTCTCGGAAAACAAAAGGCGCTATACAAAAGATGGCTTTGACCTGGACCTTACCTATGTTACTG ATCGTATTATTGCAATGTCATTTCCATCATCTGGGAAGCAGTCTTTCTATAGGAATCCTATAAAG GAAGTTGCAAGATTCTTGGATACAAAACATAAAGACCACTATACAATCTATAACCTTTGCA gtgaAAAAGGTTATGACCCTGTGTACTTCCATTACAGGGTGGAGAGAGTCTTTATTGATGACCACAATGTCCCCAGCCTAGA GGACATGCTGAAATTTACTGCCAATGTGCGTGCGTGGATGAAACAGGATGAAAAGAACATCATAGCAATTCACTGTAAAGGAGGCAAGG GCAGGACTGGAACAATGGTTTGTACTTGGCTCATTGACAGTGACCAGTTTGAGAGTGCAAAG GAGAGCTTGGACTATTTTGGGGAGAGGCGAACTGATAAAAGTACAAGTTCCAAATTTCAAGGAGTTGAAACACCATCCCAG AGTAGGTATGTTGGGTATTATGAAATCCTGAAGAACAAGTATAACTTGAAACTCCCACCGGAGAGACGACTCAAAATAAAGAACATCAAAATCTACTCTATTAATG GAGTTGGAAAAGGCAATGGAAGTGATCTTAAAGTACAGATAATTATGAAAAGGAAAGTTGTATTCCATTGTGTTTGTGCCACTCAAGAAAACTGTAGG TTATTTTTTGATGCTGAAAATGACCTTGCAGTAATTGGCTTGGAAGACTGTCCTGTAATAAGCGGTGATGTGAAAGTCAGATTTGAATCACAAACT GATCTTCCAAAAGGCTATGACGACTGCCCATTCTTCTTCTGGTTCAACACCTCTTTTATAGAAAATAACAG
- the LOC140910804 gene encoding phosphatidylinositol 3,4,5-trisphosphate 3-phosphatase TPTE2-like isoform X4 → MTTVRYEQGSELPEADGFQKTGEPSIKIDDGCIEDNEPDTCSRTIKKKISPFVMSFGFSFNNYFKSKLNVLDAVIVVGTLLINMVYSFSDFSGADKIPSRPNISSLSAVLTFGSCDQWYIQNDHAAFSKTRMVIILRALRIIILIRIFRLASQKKQLEKVTRRMVSENKRRYTKDGFDLDLTYVTDRIIAMSFPSSGKQSFYRNPIKEVARFLDTKHKDHYTIYNLCSEKGYDPVYFHYRVERVFIDDHNVPSLEDMLKFTANVRAWMKQDEKNIIAIHCKGGKGRTGTMVCTWLIDSDQFESAKESLDYFGERRTDKSTSSKFQGVETPSQSRYVGYYEILKNKYNLKLPPERRLKIKNIKIYSINGVGKGNGSDLKVQIIMKRKVVFHCVCATQENCRLFFDAENDLAVIGLEDCPVISGDVKVRFESQTDLPKGYDDCPFFFWFNTSFIENNRLYLPRNELDNPHKSKMWKIYREKFAVELNFVEP, encoded by the exons ATGACAACTGTGAGATATGAACAGGGGTCGGAACTGCCAGAAGCTGATGG CTTTCAAAAGACCGGGGAGCCAAGCATAAAGATTGATGATGGCTGCATTGAGGATAATGAACCAGACACTTGCTCCCG TACTATTAAGAAAAAGATTTCTCCATTTGTGATGTCATTTGGATTCAG CTTCAACAATTATTTCAAGTCCAAACTGAATGTTTTAGATGCGGTGATTGTCGTGGGCACCCTGTTGATTAATATGGTGTATTCTTTCTCCgacttcagtggtgcagacaAAATCCCAAG CAGGCCCAACATAAGTTCATTATCTGCAGTTCTGACCTTCGGGAGCTGTGACCAGTGGTATATACAGAATGACCATGCAGCCTTTTCTAAAACCAG AATGGTTATCATCCTTCGAGCTTTGAGAATTATCATTCTGATAAGAATATTTCGCCTGGCCTCGCAAAAGAAACAACTAGAAAAGGTGACCAGGAGGATG GTCTCGGAAAACAAAAGGCGCTATACAAAAGATGGCTTTGACCTGGACCTTACCTATGTTACTG ATCGTATTATTGCAATGTCATTTCCATCATCTGGGAAGCAGTCTTTCTATAGGAATCCTATAAAG GAAGTTGCAAGATTCTTGGATACAAAACATAAAGACCACTATACAATCTATAACCTTTGCA gtgaAAAAGGTTATGACCCTGTGTACTTCCATTACAGGGTGGAGAGAGTCTTTATTGATGACCACAATGTCCCCAGCCTAGA GGACATGCTGAAATTTACTGCCAATGTGCGTGCGTGGATGAAACAGGATGAAAAGAACATCATAGCAATTCACTGTAAAGGAGGCAAGG GCAGGACTGGAACAATGGTTTGTACTTGGCTCATTGACAGTGACCAGTTTGAGAGTGCAAAG GAGAGCTTGGACTATTTTGGGGAGAGGCGAACTGATAAAAGTACAAGTTCCAAATTTCAAGGAGTTGAAACACCATCCCAG AGTAGGTATGTTGGGTATTATGAAATCCTGAAGAACAAGTATAACTTGAAACTCCCACCGGAGAGACGACTCAAAATAAAGAACATCAAAATCTACTCTATTAATG GAGTTGGAAAAGGCAATGGAAGTGATCTTAAAGTACAGATAATTATGAAAAGGAAAGTTGTATTCCATTGTGTTTGTGCCACTCAAGAAAACTGTAGG TTATTTTTTGATGCTGAAAATGACCTTGCAGTAATTGGCTTGGAAGACTGTCCTGTAATAAGCGGTGATGTGAAAGTCAGATTTGAATCACAAACT GATCTTCCAAAAGGCTATGACGACTGCCCATTCTTCTTCTGGTTCAACACCTCTTTTATAGAAAATAACAG